In Desulfopila inferna, a single window of DNA contains:
- a CDS encoding trypsin-like peptidase domain-containing protein, translating to MRCPKCNHIQAKASECRQCGLIFAKYKTFQKRKQELTEKKAADRSGIGKYTQILGLIVVVAATTYYFTRPDTGAVQSEGVRLQSPLTAEQQSTQKTAVEQQASSQAAVMQQPSSQPNGRSPVEYAREATVSIETPWGTGSGFFIAKNYIVTNKHVVQFNEDEFREIQEKLQTSRKIIDLEEQKLAEFRRRMKKMPAGPGKSQLEILIREREKYLAEVIQQQQEGEERLAKLEKDSAAPQIKIILSNGDEHQAGYMLSSSKYDLALLALFAHDGHQLKRPPSGMSIRQGDKVYTVGSPVGLRHTVTAGVFSGYRQREMDDQVFLQTDAAINPGNSGGPLIDENGFVHGVNTMILRDTEGIGFAIPIEKVFEEFSSTLM from the coding sequence ATGCGGTGCCCGAAATGTAATCACATTCAAGCAAAAGCATCCGAATGTCGCCAATGCGGTCTGATCTTTGCCAAGTATAAAACCTTCCAAAAACGCAAGCAGGAACTGACGGAGAAAAAAGCGGCGGATAGGTCCGGGATTGGTAAATACACGCAAATACTGGGTCTGATCGTTGTTGTGGCAGCAACTACATATTATTTCACCAGACCGGACACGGGCGCGGTTCAGAGTGAAGGTGTAAGGCTGCAGAGTCCGCTAACAGCAGAGCAGCAGAGCACGCAGAAAACGGCAGTGGAGCAGCAGGCTTCTTCGCAAGCGGCAGTGATGCAGCAGCCATCCTCGCAGCCGAATGGAAGATCACCCGTTGAATATGCCCGCGAGGCCACAGTATCCATTGAAACACCGTGGGGAACAGGATCGGGCTTCTTTATAGCGAAAAATTACATTGTCACCAATAAACATGTGGTGCAATTCAATGAGGATGAGTTCAGGGAAATACAGGAAAAGTTACAGACAAGCAGAAAAATAATCGATCTAGAGGAGCAGAAACTTGCCGAGTTTCGCAGGCGAATGAAAAAAATGCCTGCCGGTCCGGGAAAAAGCCAGCTTGAAATACTTATCAGAGAACGGGAAAAGTATCTTGCTGAAGTTATACAGCAGCAGCAGGAAGGCGAAGAACGTCTGGCCAAGCTGGAAAAAGATTCCGCCGCCCCGCAGATAAAAATCATACTTTCCAATGGAGATGAACACCAGGCCGGCTACATGCTGTCCAGTTCGAAGTATGATCTTGCTTTGCTGGCGCTGTTTGCTCACGACGGTCATCAATTGAAGAGGCCGCCCAGCGGCATGTCCATCCGGCAGGGAGATAAGGTTTATACGGTGGGCAGCCCCGTGGGTTTGCGACATACAGTGACGGCTGGAGTCTTTAGCGGATATCGTCAAAGAGAGATGGATGATCAGGTATTTCTGCAGACTGATGCGGCCATAAACCCAGGCAACAGCGGTGGCCCGCTTATCGATGAAAACGGTTTTGTGCATGGAGTCAACACTATGATTCTCAGGGACACCGAGGGAATCGGTTTTGCCATACCTATCGAGAAGGTTTTTGAGGAATTCAGTTCCACTCTGATGTGA
- a CDS encoding amino acid ABC transporter permease has translation MAETNITPLKKVYFWNDEKTRGILYQIITAMIVAFVGYYLISNVQENMARQSIASGFGFVEREAAFEIGESPIEYSAADSYGRALVVGLLNTLKVSVVGMLLTTVLGTLVGVFSLSKNWLLAKLGTYYVELFQNIPVLLQLFFFYALFYEAFPGPRQALNPIPGVLISNRGIDLAVPMDNPVWSYMVIGLLVAVVLVIFITRWARKRQEMTGQQFPAGLTGAGIILGIPLLVWIIGGAPTEMDMPVMKGFNIQGGLNVSPEFAALLVGLVLYTAAFVAQIVRAGIQSISSGQTEAAMSIGLKPKHVMFRVIFPQALRVIVPPLTSQLLNLTKNSSLAVAIGYPDFVQVAGTTINQTGQAVEGVALMMLVYLTLSLLTSAFMNWYNKKIAIVER, from the coding sequence ATGGCTGAAACGAATATTACTCCTTTGAAGAAGGTTTATTTCTGGAATGATGAAAAAACCAGAGGCATCCTTTATCAGATTATTACAGCGATGATAGTGGCCTTCGTCGGCTATTATCTTATTTCCAATGTCCAGGAGAATATGGCGAGGCAATCCATCGCCAGTGGTTTTGGTTTTGTGGAGCGTGAAGCTGCCTTCGAAATAGGCGAGAGTCCCATCGAATATTCGGCTGCGGACTCGTATGGCAGAGCTCTGGTGGTCGGTCTTCTCAATACGCTGAAAGTATCGGTGGTCGGCATGCTGCTGACTACGGTGCTGGGAACTCTTGTCGGCGTCTTCTCCCTTTCCAAGAACTGGCTTCTGGCGAAGCTGGGGACGTATTATGTTGAATTATTCCAGAACATTCCGGTACTGCTTCAGCTGTTTTTTTTCTATGCCCTTTTTTATGAAGCGTTTCCAGGTCCTCGCCAGGCACTGAATCCAATTCCGGGGGTGCTTATTTCCAACCGCGGAATCGATTTGGCGGTCCCGATGGACAATCCGGTCTGGTCATATATGGTGATCGGCCTTCTGGTGGCGGTTGTCCTGGTGATCTTTATCACCCGCTGGGCCAGAAAGCGCCAGGAGATGACCGGACAGCAATTTCCCGCAGGTCTGACAGGAGCCGGTATTATACTCGGGATTCCCCTTCTGGTCTGGATTATCGGAGGTGCCCCAACTGAGATGGATATGCCGGTAATGAAAGGATTTAATATCCAAGGCGGGTTGAATGTCAGTCCTGAATTTGCCGCGCTGCTTGTCGGCCTGGTGCTCTACACCGCGGCATTTGTGGCGCAGATTGTCCGGGCCGGAATACAGTCGATCAGCAGCGGGCAGACGGAAGCGGCTATGTCCATTGGCCTGAAACCGAAACATGTTATGTTCCGGGTCATTTTTCCCCAGGCATTGCGGGTAATCGTACCGCCACTGACCAGCCAGCTTCTCAATTTGACGAAAAACAGCTCTCTGGCGGTGGCAATCGGCTATCCTGATTTCGTCCAGGTTGCCGGAACCACAATTAACCAGACCGGACAGGCAGTGGAAGGAGTTGCCTTGATGATGCTGGTGTACCTGACCCTGAGTCTGCTGACTTCGGCATTCATGAACTGGTACAACAAGAAAATTGCAATTGTTGAACGGTAA
- a CDS encoding asparaginase domain-containing protein, producing MKIIFYTAGGTIDKIYFDAKSQYQVGEPVLEEILRDGNVTFEFESKVILQKDSLDLTDEDRDRIYTAIDNDPGRHIILTHGTDTMVTTARHLQTIKGKVVVLTGSMSPARFKSSDASFNIACAVGAVQTLGEGIYIVMNGRVFHPDNVVKNVEKSIFEEIH from the coding sequence ATGAAAATAATTTTTTATACAGCCGGCGGCACCATTGATAAGATTTATTTTGATGCCAAGAGTCAATATCAGGTAGGGGAACCGGTTCTTGAGGAAATCCTGCGCGACGGCAATGTCACCTTCGAGTTTGAAAGCAAGGTCATTCTACAAAAAGACAGTCTCGATCTGACCGATGAGGACCGTGACCGTATTTATACTGCCATCGACAATGACCCCGGTCGCCATATCATCCTGACCCATGGCACGGATACCATGGTTACTACTGCCAGACACCTACAAACCATCAAGGGCAAGGTTGTGGTGCTCACCGGCTCCATGTCCCCGGCTCGCTTTAAATCCAGTGATGCATCTTTCAATATAGCCTGCGCCGTCGGGGCGGTCCAGACACTTGGAGAGGGTATTTATATCGTCATGAACGGCAGGGTATTCCATCCTGATAATGTGGTAAAAAACGTAGAGAAATCAATATTTGAAGAGATCCACTGA
- a CDS encoding amino acid ABC transporter substrate-binding protein — protein MFGCTLLLSSTTLVFADTGDTLKDVKSKGYIQVGVNGDLFGFGKADQKGEWKGLDVDTARAVAVAIFGDYKDKVRYTPLTAKTRFTALQSKEIDLLTRNATQTLSRDTALGLDFVQVNYYDGQGFMIPKALGVKSAHELDGATVCVLPGTTTEQNAADFFRSNDMEWKTVTIESTAELSQAFFAGRCDVMTSDASQLAGIRASAPQPDQYTILPEIISKEPLAPAVRHGDNQWKDIVNYAVLAMINAEELGINSENVDEMLKSNNPKIQRFLGVTPGNGEALGLDEKFAYNIIKKVGNYGEVFERNVGVNTPLGIERGLNALWTNGGLMYSPPFK, from the coding sequence ATGTTCGGCTGTACCCTGCTTTTATCTTCAACAACCCTGGTATTTGCAGATACCGGTGATACCTTGAAGGACGTCAAGTCCAAAGGGTATATTCAGGTTGGAGTTAACGGAGATCTTTTCGGCTTCGGCAAGGCGGATCAGAAAGGTGAATGGAAAGGACTCGATGTCGATACGGCACGGGCTGTAGCCGTGGCGATCTTTGGAGATTATAAAGATAAAGTTCGTTACACTCCGCTGACCGCAAAAACCAGATTTACCGCACTGCAGTCCAAAGAAATAGATCTTTTAACCCGTAACGCCACGCAGACATTAAGCCGGGACACTGCTCTGGGTTTGGATTTTGTCCAGGTGAACTACTATGACGGGCAAGGCTTCATGATACCCAAAGCCCTGGGTGTGAAAAGTGCTCATGAGCTGGACGGCGCCACGGTCTGTGTTCTTCCCGGGACCACAACTGAACAGAATGCCGCTGATTTTTTCCGCTCCAACGATATGGAGTGGAAGACCGTAACGATTGAATCAACAGCCGAGCTTTCTCAGGCATTCTTCGCCGGCCGTTGCGACGTGATGACCTCGGATGCCTCTCAGCTCGCCGGGATCAGGGCCAGTGCTCCGCAACCTGATCAATATACGATTCTGCCCGAAATCATTTCCAAGGAACCTCTCGCTCCGGCTGTCCGCCATGGCGATAACCAGTGGAAAGATATCGTCAATTACGCCGTCTTGGCGATGATCAATGCCGAAGAGCTGGGCATCAATTCTGAAAATGTCGATGAAATGCTGAAGAGCAACAATCCTAAAATTCAGCGCTTTCTCGGAGTTACCCCGGGAAACGGTGAAGCCCTTGGTCTCGATGAAAAGTTCGCCTACAATATCATCAAAAAAGTCGGCAACTATGGTGAAGTCTTTGAGCGCAATGTCGGAGTAAACACACCTCTTGGAATTGAGCGCGGTCTAAACGCACTCTGGACAAATGGTGGGCTTATGTACTCTCCTCCTTTCAAGTAA
- a CDS encoding amino acid ABC transporter ATP-binding protein — protein sequence MHKWFDEFHVLKNINLQVQPQERIVVCGPSGSGKSTMIRCINRLEEHQRGRIIVNGTELTRDLKDIEKVRAEVGMVFQHFNLFPHLTILENLTLGPIWVRKTPKREAEELAMHYLEMVHIPEQANKYPGQVSGGQQQRVAIARSLCMKPKIMLFDEPTSALDPEMIKEVLDVMVDLADEGMTMIVVTHEMGFAKTVADRVIFMDYGEIVEENEPNAFFDNPQHERTKLFLSQIL from the coding sequence ATGCACAAATGGTTTGATGAGTTCCATGTCCTCAAAAACATTAATCTTCAGGTGCAGCCTCAGGAGAGAATCGTGGTTTGCGGTCCTTCCGGGTCCGGGAAATCAACGATGATCAGGTGTATCAACCGGCTGGAAGAGCATCAGCGTGGCCGTATTATCGTCAACGGTACTGAGTTGACCAGAGATTTAAAGGACATCGAAAAGGTGCGGGCTGAAGTGGGCATGGTTTTTCAACACTTTAACCTCTTTCCTCACCTGACTATCCTGGAGAATCTTACCCTCGGTCCTATCTGGGTGAGAAAGACCCCGAAAAGAGAAGCCGAAGAGCTGGCCATGCATTATCTGGAGATGGTTCATATTCCCGAGCAGGCCAATAAGTATCCAGGGCAGGTCTCCGGCGGTCAGCAGCAGCGTGTGGCCATAGCTCGAAGCCTTTGCATGAAGCCGAAAATCATGCTCTTTGATGAACCGACTTCTGCACTTGATCCGGAAATGATCAAAGAAGTTTTAGATGTTATGGTTGATCTGGCGGATGAGGGAATGACCATGATCGTCGTCACTCATGAGATGGGTTTTGCCAAGACTGTGGCCGACAGAGTAATTTTTATGGATTACGGAGAAATTGTGGAAGAGAATGAACCCAATGCCTTTTTTGATAATCCGCAGCACGAGCGAACCAAGCTCTTTCTCAGCCAGATTCTCTAG
- a CDS encoding amino acid ABC transporter permease — protein sequence MSTHPEVETIKPPLTNIGALGWVRKNLFGGFFNSLATILIFLALVKVVPQFVQWAFIDSVWFTSGQECHQAEGACWSVVTQNIRFNIFGYYPYEHQWRPLLAMIILVSMLIYSRDWKKWSKTLGYFWLVALFVMGLLMKGGLFGLVSVETTKWSGLPLTLLLSFFGILASYPLGVVLALGRQSTLPVIKAFCVVYIELIRGVPLITLLFMSSVMFPLFLPEGVTIDKVLRAQVAIIMFTAAYIAEVVRGGLQSLNKGQYEAAESLGLNYWQKMRLVILPQALKIVIPPSVGILISAFKDTSLVVIIALYDILNTTKSILNVPEWTGFSTEAYIFVAAIYYLCCFSMSTYSRRIERELEYKNVAAK from the coding sequence ATGAGCACACATCCTGAAGTTGAAACAATCAAGCCGCCCCTGACCAACATAGGTGCTCTGGGCTGGGTCAGAAAAAACCTTTTTGGCGGATTTTTTAATTCCCTGGCAACCATACTGATATTTCTTGCTCTGGTTAAAGTAGTACCGCAGTTTGTGCAGTGGGCCTTTATCGACAGTGTCTGGTTCACCTCGGGACAGGAATGTCATCAGGCCGAAGGGGCCTGCTGGTCGGTGGTAACTCAGAATATCAGGTTTAATATCTTCGGGTATTATCCATATGAGCACCAGTGGCGTCCATTGTTGGCCATGATCATTCTTGTTTCCATGCTGATCTACAGCAGGGACTGGAAAAAATGGAGCAAAACGCTCGGCTATTTCTGGCTTGTGGCTTTATTCGTCATGGGCCTCCTGATGAAAGGCGGCCTCTTCGGCCTGGTTTCAGTCGAAACTACAAAATGGAGCGGACTGCCGCTGACTCTGCTGCTCTCCTTTTTTGGTATCCTGGCCTCATACCCACTGGGGGTCGTTCTGGCCCTTGGCAGGCAATCCACCTTGCCGGTGATTAAAGCATTCTGTGTTGTCTATATCGAATTGATCAGAGGTGTTCCGCTTATTACTCTGCTGTTTATGTCGTCGGTGATGTTTCCCCTGTTTTTGCCGGAAGGGGTTACCATTGACAAGGTTCTGCGAGCTCAGGTTGCCATAATCATGTTTACCGCAGCGTATATAGCCGAAGTTGTTCGCGGTGGGTTGCAGTCTCTCAATAAGGGGCAATACGAGGCTGCCGAATCGCTTGGTCTGAATTACTGGCAGAAAATGCGCCTGGTCATTCTGCCCCAGGCCTTGAAGATCGTGATTCCGCCATCCGTGGGGATTTTAATTTCTGCATTTAAAGATACTTCGCTCGTGGTGATCATCGCTCTCTACGATATACTTAACACCACCAAATCCATTCTTAATGTACCTGAATGGACCGGTTTCAGTACCGAAGCATACATTTTTGTGGCCGCTATTTATTATTTATGCTGTTTCTCGATGTCTACATACAGCAGAAGGATCGAAAGGGAGCTTGAGTATAAAAATGTTGCCGCAAAATAA